A region of Pyxidicoccus parkwaysis DNA encodes the following proteins:
- a CDS encoding ABC transporter permease, whose translation MRMDALSRLVKLSLARERKGAFFSAFGVAMGVGALVFFLGMGLGVGRVIREKIFPTDARLVDVVPSAVSLGSLLGGGKLDAATVDRLRALPGVEDAYRKMNVRVPAVTRYDGVFFGTRLRMGMEVLAVGVEPGLVKGDVQMGEFKDPAEGQPIPALVSTRLLELYNKTFAPARKLPQLSANMIVGFGFPVEFNRSYVAATGGGPTRSAQTQVVGASDRAMLAGITIPLETAVRINREAGVDADNFTGVTLVATDPSQVPAIVDAVKAMGLEIDDQERRMAENTGAAVALVTSALALLSILICLLAAVNIAHALSASVRARAKEIGVMQAVGASRADVRGIVLAEAAVVGITGGAAGTAVALLLALVVNRLATSYLPNFPFKPDSFFSFPWPVVVGGVLLGLFAALAGAYFPARRAAATDPARTLAG comes from the coding sequence GTGAGGATGGACGCACTGTCCCGGCTGGTGAAGCTGAGCCTCGCCCGTGAGCGCAAGGGCGCCTTCTTCTCCGCCTTCGGCGTGGCCATGGGCGTGGGTGCGCTCGTCTTCTTCCTGGGCATGGGCCTGGGTGTGGGCCGCGTCATCCGCGAGAAGATTTTCCCCACCGACGCGCGGCTGGTGGACGTGGTGCCCTCGGCGGTGTCGCTGGGCTCGCTGCTCGGCGGCGGCAAGCTGGACGCGGCCACGGTGGACCGGCTGCGCGCGCTGCCCGGCGTGGAGGACGCATACCGGAAGATGAACGTGCGCGTGCCCGCGGTGACGCGCTACGACGGCGTCTTCTTCGGCACCCGGCTGCGCATGGGCATGGAGGTGCTCGCCGTGGGCGTGGAGCCCGGCCTCGTGAAGGGCGACGTGCAGATGGGCGAGTTCAAGGACCCGGCCGAGGGCCAGCCCATTCCGGCGCTCGTGTCCACGCGGCTCCTGGAGCTGTACAACAAGACGTTCGCCCCGGCGCGCAAGCTGCCGCAGCTCTCCGCGAACATGATTGTGGGCTTCGGCTTCCCGGTGGAGTTCAACCGCTCCTACGTGGCGGCCACCGGCGGCGGGCCCACCCGCTCCGCGCAGACGCAGGTGGTGGGCGCGTCGGACCGGGCCATGCTCGCCGGCATCACCATTCCGCTGGAGACGGCGGTGCGCATCAACCGCGAGGCCGGCGTGGACGCGGACAACTTCACCGGCGTCACGCTGGTGGCCACGGACCCGTCGCAGGTGCCCGCCATCGTCGACGCGGTGAAGGCCATGGGCCTGGAAATCGACGACCAGGAGCGCCGCATGGCGGAGAACACGGGCGCGGCGGTGGCGCTCGTCACCTCCGCGCTGGCGCTCCTGTCCATCCTCATCTGCCTGCTCGCGGCGGTGAATATCGCCCACGCGCTGTCCGCCTCCGTGCGCGCGCGCGCCAAGGAGATTGGCGTCATGCAGGCGGTGGGCGCGTCGCGCGCGGACGTGCGCGGCATCGTCCTGGCGGAGGCCGCCGTGGTGGGCATCACCGGTGGTGCCGCCGGCACCGCGGTGGCGCTGCTGCTGGCCCTCGTGGTGAATCGGCTCGCGACGAGCTACCTGCCCAACTTCCCCTTCAAACCCGACAGCTTCTTCTCCTTCCCCTGGCCGGTGGTGGTGGGGGGCGTGCTGCTGGGCCTCTTCGCCGCGCTCGCCGGGGCCTACTTCCCCGCCCGCCGCGCGGCGGCCACCGACCCGGCGCGCACGCTCGCAGGATGA
- a CDS encoding serine/threonine-protein kinase, giving the protein MTTTQPKRQPIPFGKYLLLDRINIGGMAEVWRGKQFGASGFERLVAIKRILPNIAEDEEFISMFIDEAKISVQLTHANIASIYELGQITSSYFISMEYIPGKDMRAIFDRCRKKGEPAPVPLVAFCVSKMCEGLDYAHRKKDGMGRDMNIVHRDISPQNILLSYEGEVKVIDFGIAKAAGKATKTQAGILKGKFGYMSPEQIRGLPLDRRSDVFAIGVCLYEMLTGERLFVGDSDFSVLEKVRKAEVPPPSTYNRRIPENLEKIVMRALAKDVDERYQYASELGDDLQRFLITSDTIFGRKDLAQYMKSTFAEEVEREKQRILEYADIKPPEGMMAALEAASFNTPPSAPAPMVAPQPAPAPVPVVQPMAAPPRSTASMGAVSPSGGNNANAMANNGVRRSPTLAALPKLTAATAAPAPKEDEVLATQLVSSDHVFDDSPEPTTQPGAAVGRAVTPLETRAVPPEEEEEESVTGKTAVLTPQASSLPSSAPRLSHASMPAVPPPSPAMPPRASMGNVPTLSPVDAPQPPTLRPSRGGDGLPRIVRDVPPPDMSQQMGRSLPPDVSQGIARSALPPDVSQGIPRSALPPEVSGQGYSRPPPVVGQGQGARGAAVAAHEEEEDDQERPTAAVPALAGRGLDKRVMLFGALGLVALLVLAAVGFALSRPGTGYILVDLQGVPAEARESVKVLLDTQQVAVGKDTTLLREVTAGQVMVVVSAENYKPFTKTVEVAKGKDVTPVHVELESLSRTASLMLVTEPDDAEVKVDGNVVRPRGRKDRFIKGVPVTGQEWAVEVSAPEFKAASQKVSVSGSDPVEVTLKLQPLIVKVPVRVDSKPAGAAIFVNGQDQGATTPAVVQVPAGTRQIQLKLKCHDEASADVTESEAGQGASARVSLKRQRGCR; this is encoded by the coding sequence GTGACGACCACTCAACCGAAGCGTCAGCCCATCCCCTTTGGGAAGTACCTCCTTCTGGACCGCATCAACATCGGCGGCATGGCGGAGGTGTGGCGCGGGAAGCAGTTCGGCGCGAGCGGCTTCGAGCGGCTCGTGGCCATCAAGCGCATCCTGCCGAACATCGCTGAGGACGAAGAGTTCATCTCGATGTTCATCGATGAGGCGAAGATCAGCGTCCAGCTGACGCACGCCAACATCGCGAGCATCTACGAGCTGGGTCAAATCACGAGCAGCTACTTCATCTCGATGGAGTACATCCCCGGCAAGGACATGCGGGCCATCTTCGACCGCTGCCGGAAGAAGGGGGAGCCCGCGCCGGTGCCGCTGGTGGCCTTCTGCGTGTCCAAGATGTGCGAGGGCCTGGACTACGCCCACCGGAAGAAGGACGGGATGGGGCGGGACATGAACATCGTCCACCGCGACATCTCGCCGCAGAACATCCTTCTTTCCTACGAGGGCGAGGTCAAGGTCATCGACTTCGGCATCGCCAAGGCGGCGGGCAAGGCCACCAAGACGCAGGCCGGCATCCTCAAGGGCAAGTTCGGCTACATGAGCCCGGAGCAGATCCGCGGCCTGCCGTTGGACCGGCGCTCGGACGTGTTCGCCATTGGCGTGTGCCTCTACGAGATGCTGACCGGTGAGCGCCTCTTCGTGGGCGACAGCGACTTCAGCGTCCTGGAGAAGGTGCGCAAGGCCGAGGTGCCGCCGCCCTCCACGTACAACCGGCGCATCCCCGAGAACCTCGAGAAGATTGTCATGAGGGCGCTCGCGAAGGACGTGGACGAGCGCTACCAGTACGCCAGCGAGCTGGGCGACGACCTGCAGCGCTTCCTCATCACCAGCGACACCATCTTCGGCCGCAAGGACCTCGCGCAGTACATGAAGTCCACCTTCGCGGAAGAGGTGGAGCGCGAGAAGCAGCGCATCCTCGAGTACGCGGACATCAAGCCGCCCGAGGGGATGATGGCCGCGCTGGAGGCCGCGTCCTTCAACACCCCGCCGTCCGCGCCCGCCCCCATGGTCGCGCCGCAGCCGGCCCCCGCGCCGGTGCCGGTGGTGCAGCCGATGGCCGCGCCGCCGCGCTCGACGGCGTCCATGGGCGCGGTGTCCCCCAGCGGCGGCAACAACGCCAACGCCATGGCCAACAACGGCGTGCGCCGCTCGCCCACGCTGGCCGCGCTGCCCAAGCTGACGGCCGCCACCGCCGCGCCCGCGCCCAAGGAGGACGAGGTCCTGGCCACGCAGCTGGTGTCCAGCGACCACGTCTTCGACGACAGCCCCGAGCCCACCACGCAGCCGGGCGCCGCCGTGGGCCGCGCCGTCACTCCGCTGGAGACGCGGGCCGTGCCTCCGGAGGAAGAGGAAGAAGAGTCCGTCACCGGCAAGACGGCCGTGCTGACGCCGCAGGCTTCCTCGCTGCCGTCCTCGGCGCCGCGCCTGTCGCACGCGAGCATGCCCGCCGTGCCGCCGCCGTCGCCCGCCATGCCGCCGCGCGCGTCCATGGGCAACGTGCCCACGCTGTCGCCGGTGGACGCGCCCCAGCCGCCCACGCTGCGCCCCTCGCGCGGTGGGGATGGGCTGCCGCGCATCGTCCGCGACGTGCCGCCGCCGGACATGTCGCAGCAGATGGGCCGCTCGTTGCCGCCGGACGTGTCGCAGGGCATTGCGCGCTCGGCGCTGCCGCCGGACGTGTCGCAGGGCATTCCGCGCTCGGCGCTGCCGCCGGAGGTGTCGGGGCAGGGGTATTCGCGCCCGCCGCCTGTTGTCGGGCAGGGGCAGGGGGCTCGCGGCGCCGCCGTGGCTGCGCATGAGGAGGAGGAAGACGACCAGGAGCGGCCGACGGCCGCGGTGCCCGCGCTGGCGGGCCGGGGCCTGGACAAGCGGGTGATGCTCTTCGGCGCGCTGGGCCTGGTGGCGCTGCTGGTGCTGGCCGCCGTGGGCTTCGCCCTCTCGCGGCCGGGCACCGGCTACATCCTGGTGGACCTGCAGGGCGTGCCGGCCGAGGCCCGCGAGTCCGTGAAGGTGTTGCTGGACACGCAGCAGGTGGCCGTGGGCAAGGACACGACGCTGCTGCGCGAGGTCACCGCGGGCCAGGTGATGGTCGTGGTGAGCGCGGAGAACTACAAGCCCTTCACCAAGACGGTGGAGGTCGCCAAGGGCAAGGACGTCACCCCCGTCCACGTGGAATTGGAGAGCCTGTCGCGCACGGCGTCGCTGATGCTCGTCACCGAGCCGGACGACGCCGAGGTGAAGGTGGACGGCAACGTGGTGCGCCCGCGCGGCCGCAAGGACCGCTTCATCAAGGGCGTGCCCGTCACCGGGCAGGAGTGGGCGGTGGAGGTCAGCGCGCCCGAGTTCAAGGCGGCGTCGCAGAAGGTCTCCGTGTCCGGGAGCGACCCCGTCGAGGTGACGCTCAAGCTGCAGCCCCTCATCGTGAAGGTGCCCGTCCGGGTTGATTCGAAGCCGGCCGGCGCCGCCATCTTCGTGAACGGCCAGGACCAGGGGGCCACCACCCCGGCGGTCGTCCAGGTGCCCGCCGGTACGCGGCAGATCCAGCTCAAGCTGAAGTGCCACGACGAGGCCTCGGCGGACGTGACAGAGTCCGAGGCGGGGCAGGGGGCTTCCGCGCGGGTTTCCCTCAAGCGGCAGCGCGGCTGCCGTTAG